One genomic region from Halobacteria archaeon AArc-dxtr1 encodes:
- a CDS encoding helix-turn-helix transcriptional regulator: protein MDSKIREKRQTRDESQATLAEAVAVSRQTINAIERDRYDPSLELAFKLADHFDCAIEDLFDPDITDTNES from the coding sequence ATGGACTCGAAGATCCGCGAGAAACGACAAACACGCGACGAGAGCCAGGCAACCCTCGCAGAGGCCGTTGCCGTCTCTCGTCAAACGATCAACGCCATCGAACGTGACCGGTACGATCCCTCGTTGGAACTCGCGTTCAAACTCGCAGATCACTTCGATTGTGCAATCGAAGACCTGTTCGATCCCGACATCACCGACACCAATGAGTCCTGA
- a CDS encoding DUF2178 domain-containing protein has translation MSELASTTIQSRSPEAYKRLMVACFVFAGIALGVGTALEFPLVAVGLYVLGVTGGMMIPYTTNYTLFDERDDTIHQRASGVTLAVFGWLAAIVFPSLVALSTTPHFEWGPVTTTLSITTAVVYITYGLLLGYYR, from the coding sequence ATGTCAGAACTAGCATCCACCACCATACAATCCCGATCGCCGGAAGCGTACAAACGACTGATGGTAGCCTGTTTCGTGTTTGCAGGAATTGCCCTTGGTGTAGGAACCGCGCTTGAGTTCCCGCTAGTTGCCGTCGGGCTCTACGTTCTCGGAGTGACTGGGGGCATGATGATCCCCTATACAACGAACTACACCTTATTCGACGAGCGAGACGACACGATCCATCAGCGTGCCAGCGGCGTCACACTCGCTGTGTTTGGCTGGCTTGCAGCCATCGTGTTCCCATCGCTGGTGGCGCTATCGACGACCCCGCACTTCGAGTGGGGGCCAGTGACGACAACTCTCTCAATCACGACCGCAGTCGTGTACATCACCTACGGGCTTCTCCTCGGGTACTACCGATAG
- a CDS encoding DUF2892 domain-containing protein — translation MEQNMSQADRVIRGVSGIWLLAMSVGALLDRRHVIGAITGIAGLGLLSNSLTGRCGGNALLGIDTSSDRSCSVE, via the coding sequence ATGGAGCAAAACATGTCGCAGGCTGACCGGGTTATTCGCGGTGTGAGTGGGATCTGGTTGCTGGCAATGTCGGTTGGTGCATTACTTGATCGGAGACACGTGATTGGAGCTATCACGGGTATTGCGGGACTGGGTCTGCTCTCGAATTCGTTGACGGGTCGCTGCGGCGGAAATGCATTACTCGGTATCGATACTTCTTCGGACAGATCCTGCTCAGTGGAATAG
- a CDS encoding NAD(P)H-binding protein — translation MIRTLLAGATGTLGTALRPRLTAAGHTVRAASRSPPEETKENLNWVELDLIDGTGLESALENTDVIIHTATAPQGDTAAVDVEGTKRLVEVAEAADVENFLYPSIVGIDDIPFSYYEEKVTGEMIVEESDIPTTIVRATQFHSFIAELLDSVAKLPLWPLPTNVQIQPVDVGEVADVIVDHATLTASGRTGPIGGPNIHLVGELAQMYRNARGLRHPIMRLPIPGKTMAAFRTGHATCPNQRVGTVTWEEWLAERYTSEADDTVSCAQSPA, via the coding sequence ATGATCCGGACGCTGCTAGCAGGCGCAACAGGTACGCTCGGGACTGCACTCCGACCGCGACTCACAGCGGCGGGTCATACTGTCCGGGCAGCGAGCCGTTCGCCTCCCGAAGAAACGAAAGAGAATCTCAACTGGGTGGAACTCGACTTGATCGATGGCACGGGCCTCGAGTCAGCGCTCGAAAACACCGATGTTATCATCCACACGGCGACGGCCCCGCAGGGTGACACAGCGGCGGTTGATGTGGAGGGGACGAAACGACTTGTTGAGGTGGCCGAGGCGGCCGACGTTGAGAACTTTCTCTATCCTTCTATCGTCGGTATCGACGACATTCCCTTCTCCTACTACGAAGAAAAAGTCACTGGTGAGATGATAGTCGAAGAGAGCGATATACCGACGACTATCGTCCGTGCGACGCAGTTCCACTCGTTCATTGCGGAACTGTTGGATTCGGTGGCGAAACTTCCGCTATGGCCCCTTCCGACGAACGTACAGATCCAGCCTGTCGATGTCGGTGAGGTCGCAGATGTCATAGTGGATCATGCAACCCTGACAGCGAGTGGTCGAACTGGCCCAATTGGTGGACCCAACATCCATTTAGTAGGTGAGCTAGCACAGATGTACCGCAATGCGCGTGGCCTCCGACATCCGATAATGAGACTTCCAATTCCCGGCAAAACTATGGCGGCGTTTCGAACTGGCCATGCGACGTGTCCCAATCAAAGGGTCGGGACAGTCACTTGGGAGGAGTGGCTCGCGGAGCGATACACGAGTGAAGCGGATGATACCGTATCTTGTGCGCAATCACCAGCGTGA
- a CDS encoding helix-turn-helix domain-containing protein, which yields MYGVLTEVSFVERATAVQWNYTGDALGILHYVVGDAEALEKAMQEIPEVIGYDMERIDERSCYVYVRDATTDSLQAMFSPLSSGGLIAVPPIEYEPDGTVVFSIFGPDDEIQDAIEGFSVPVDVTIEEVGSLTSTAATIEATLTDRQREVTKTAVQLGYYDIPRSANQEDIAAELDCAPSTIAEHLRKVEARILRAQFA from the coding sequence ATGTACGGCGTACTGACTGAGGTATCGTTCGTTGAGCGAGCGACGGCAGTACAGTGGAATTATACCGGAGACGCATTGGGCATCCTGCATTACGTTGTTGGCGACGCCGAGGCACTCGAAAAAGCGATGCAAGAGATTCCGGAGGTCATCGGCTACGACATGGAACGTATCGACGAGCGGTCATGCTACGTGTACGTCCGAGACGCGACAACTGATTCACTCCAAGCGATGTTCAGTCCGCTCTCTTCCGGCGGCCTTATCGCCGTCCCCCCTATCGAATACGAACCTGATGGGACGGTGGTTTTCTCAATATTCGGTCCTGACGACGAGATACAGGATGCAATCGAAGGCTTCTCTGTGCCAGTTGACGTGACTATCGAAGAGGTGGGCAGTCTCACTAGCACGGCGGCTACTATAGAGGCCACCCTCACCGACCGCCAGCGCGAAGTTACCAAAACGGCAGTACAACTAGGCTACTACGACATCCCTCGGAGCGCCAATCAGGAAGATATTGCTGCGGAACTGGACTGTGCGCCAAGTACCATTGCTGAACACCTGCGGAAAGTTGAGGCAAGGATACTCCGAGCGCAGTTCGCCTAA
- a CDS encoding IS6 family transposase → MAEIARLSGRSDWIDLDFVERERTPRRLMELGIRLHLAGLSLSNTVRELEKFGVERSRKAVHDWVHKADLQPASGASPDHVALDETVIRINGQQFWLYAAVDPKINEFLHVRLFTTTTTALMQRFLQELREKHDVEDAVFLVDHAHHLAAALQRTGLRFRPERHGNRNAVERVFREVKRRTSSFSNSFSHVDPATAETWLRSFAVWWNSRN, encoded by the coding sequence ATGGCAGAAATCGCTCGCCTCAGCGGTCGTAGCGACTGGATCGACTTGGATTTTGTGGAGCGAGAGCGGACACCGCGCCGACTGATGGAGCTCGGTATTCGGCTGCACCTTGCCGGATTATCGCTTTCGAATACCGTTCGAGAATTAGAGAAGTTCGGTGTCGAACGCTCGCGGAAAGCCGTCCACGACTGGGTGCACAAGGCCGATCTACAGCCCGCCAGCGGTGCGAGTCCGGATCACGTCGCCCTGGACGAGACAGTGATCCGAATCAATGGACAGCAGTTCTGGCTGTACGCGGCTGTCGATCCCAAGATAAACGAATTCTTGCACGTACGGCTCTTTACGACGACTACAACAGCACTGATGCAGCGATTCCTGCAAGAGCTTCGGGAGAAACACGATGTCGAAGACGCGGTGTTTCTCGTTGATCATGCCCATCATCTAGCGGCTGCATTGCAACGAACAGGGCTCCGATTTCGGCCCGAGCGACATGGAAATCGGAACGCCGTTGAACGTGTCTTTAGAGAGGTAAAACGACGTACCTCCTCGTTTAGCAATAGTTTCAGCCACGTCGATCCAGCAACCGCCGAAACATGGCTCAGATCGTTCGCCGTCTGGTGGAACTCGCGTAACTAA
- a CDS encoding XdhC family protein — MTRRNWSVPETAVVQRVRERIEAASDEDVLATIVDVEGSAYRRPGAKMLLDEAGGIGSITAGCLEDELLRVAEEVRAEGRPKLVTYDLMEDDEDDVWGLGVGCNGIIEVLLEPLSETYRPAVAAFDDGRDVGICTVLSTPDGDPLERGDRAYYHPENEGRLSTPDGEPATDWPSGLESAAAELASSGKADVVDLDSGNGTLEIFVDGLAAPEELVIFGTGHDVGPVTELAAKNDFRVTVVGFRGAVDLAEKFPDADQTLTTSPGTIAADFDAAGVDLDERTHAVVMTHNFIDDRLAVEALIDADVPYVGLMGPNERFAEMVEVFEEEGRTFDEGELKALYTPIGLDLGGGSPYQIAHSIVAEVLAVSNDRQPRHLRTREGHIHDRVEVEADD, encoded by the coding sequence ATGACACGACGCAACTGGAGCGTACCGGAGACGGCAGTGGTACAGCGCGTTCGAGAGCGTATCGAAGCAGCGTCGGACGAGGACGTCCTCGCGACGATCGTCGACGTCGAGGGCAGCGCCTACCGTCGGCCGGGCGCGAAGATGCTCCTTGACGAGGCGGGGGGAATCGGCAGCATTACCGCGGGCTGTCTGGAGGACGAACTGCTGCGGGTCGCCGAGGAGGTCCGCGCCGAGGGGCGACCGAAACTCGTCACCTACGACCTGATGGAAGACGACGAGGACGACGTCTGGGGGCTTGGCGTGGGCTGTAACGGAATCATCGAGGTGCTACTCGAGCCACTCTCTGAGACCTACCGACCGGCTGTCGCGGCCTTCGACGACGGGCGCGACGTCGGTATCTGCACCGTGCTCTCGACACCCGACGGGGACCCGCTCGAGCGCGGCGACCGGGCGTACTACCACCCCGAAAACGAGGGTCGCCTATCGACGCCCGACGGCGAGCCCGCGACCGACTGGCCGTCCGGACTCGAGAGCGCCGCCGCCGAACTCGCCAGTTCGGGGAAGGCCGACGTGGTCGACCTCGACTCCGGGAACGGGACCCTCGAGATCTTCGTCGACGGGCTCGCAGCGCCCGAGGAACTCGTGATCTTCGGCACCGGCCACGACGTCGGTCCCGTCACCGAACTCGCGGCCAAAAACGACTTCCGCGTCACGGTGGTCGGCTTCCGCGGTGCGGTCGACCTCGCCGAGAAGTTCCCGGACGCAGACCAAACGCTTACGACCTCACCCGGAACGATCGCGGCCGATTTCGACGCTGCGGGCGTCGATCTGGACGAGCGCACCCACGCCGTCGTCATGACCCACAACTTCATCGACGACCGGCTGGCCGTCGAAGCGCTGATCGACGCCGACGTCCCCTACGTCGGGCTGATGGGGCCGAACGAGCGCTTCGCGGAGATGGTCGAGGTGTTCGAAGAAGAGGGGCGAACGTTCGACGAGGGCGAGTTAAAGGCACTGTACACGCCGATCGGGCTCGATCTCGGTGGCGGCTCGCCGTACCAGATCGCCCACAGCATCGTCGCGGAGGTGCTCGCGGTCTCGAACGATCGTCAGCCGCGACACCTCCGAACGCGGGAGGGGCACATCCACGACCGGGTCGAGGTCGAGGCGGACGACTGA
- a CDS encoding DUF364 domain-containing protein, whose amino-acid sequence MSDRIIAEVAATLRRRIDVESAEIDRVTVGDGAIMVELDGVEVRETAGQNGEARSTAALAYRPSGTPPEIPTGAGAVLGWLDANWRPPSDADSRVAVAIAIATANALSAPLLDWRRGDPMELLDDDVGTIATVGLFGPAFRKFGDVSVRVIERRPDPDAVPETPSDVGVSLFEPGEAASAIDGADVVFVTGSALLYGGIDHYLELATDEQVVVLIGATASFVPEPAFDAGVDVLAGASIAATESVRRAVTSGACGTSLHDAGVEKGFLVRNDAEGEDPVAVGGSGDPLKALGTERTDNREHPEGDS is encoded by the coding sequence GTGAGCGATCGAATCATAGCGGAGGTCGCCGCGACACTCAGACGTCGGATCGACGTCGAATCGGCCGAGATTGATCGCGTAACGGTCGGCGACGGGGCGATCATGGTCGAACTCGACGGTGTGGAGGTACGAGAGACAGCAGGCCAAAACGGGGAGGCCCGATCGACAGCTGCACTGGCCTACCGGCCTTCGGGGACGCCCCCGGAGATTCCGACCGGCGCCGGCGCCGTCCTCGGCTGGCTCGACGCCAACTGGCGGCCGCCGTCAGACGCCGACTCGCGGGTCGCCGTCGCAATCGCGATCGCGACCGCAAACGCCCTCTCTGCGCCCTTGCTCGACTGGCGCCGGGGCGATCCGATGGAACTTCTGGACGACGACGTTGGGACGATCGCGACCGTTGGTCTCTTCGGACCCGCGTTTCGGAAGTTCGGCGACGTTTCGGTGCGCGTCATCGAGCGCCGCCCGGACCCCGACGCCGTCCCGGAAACGCCATCGGACGTCGGGGTCTCGCTGTTCGAACCCGGCGAGGCCGCGTCGGCGATCGACGGCGCCGACGTGGTCTTCGTCACGGGTTCGGCGCTGCTGTACGGCGGCATCGATCACTATCTCGAGCTCGCCACGGACGAGCAGGTCGTCGTCCTCATTGGCGCGACCGCCTCGTTCGTCCCGGAACCGGCGTTCGACGCGGGCGTCGACGTGCTCGCAGGGGCCTCGATAGCGGCTACCGAGTCGGTTCGGCGAGCCGTCACGTCGGGGGCGTGCGGGACGTCACTGCACGACGCCGGTGTCGAGAAGGGGTTCCTCGTTCGCAACGATGCCGAAGGCGAGGATCCGGTGGCGGTTGGCGGGTCGGGCGACCCATTGAAGGCGCTCGGGACCGAACGAACTGATAACAGGGAACACCCGGAAGGCGACAGCTGA
- a CDS encoding VWA domain-containing protein, translated as MTEESPDETTDAEPDSQSNVRPEWAVGGSVDRTGGIARPEVSRGVPDFQAAREHVLTEIIRFASQLRATGATVPITGGLDAARALAVVGLSDRERVESAMRASLIAEETDLEAFDEYFPTFWHRLRTGIDRISSRPSEEHDEDEGESVTIPADVSEEMAGESGDSHEEESDAEVPDGETGDSERAAVRIRTGRRHATGERPSEGGDEDARRFSTSGDRSEIDAPSVLLGDRERAAIDRFVDALSTMPGRREQPSRGQRGQVDARRALRAALETGGAPVVLPRRERADSERRVCLLLDVSGSVLDTIDRATLLAFAERVHERSRRGRVFLFDDEFADVTAQFDRTDGDPAATLREASVRWGGGTRIGAAMEAIRTRNPDAVDRDTVLVVVSDGLDVGDDAALESGITWLATRAGAIVWLNPLAVAASYEPATKGMRTCLPYIDALFGFATPADLAEAARQLEQRGLSGAVGYEHDPRRFEVTGSDSVSSGGPAYASDGGRS; from the coding sequence ATGACAGAGGAGTCGCCAGACGAAACGACAGACGCTGAGCCCGACAGCCAGTCGAACGTGCGCCCCGAGTGGGCCGTCGGCGGCTCCGTCGACCGAACCGGGGGTATTGCCCGTCCGGAGGTCTCCCGTGGCGTTCCGGACTTTCAGGCCGCCCGCGAGCACGTCCTCACCGAAATAATTCGGTTCGCAAGCCAGCTTCGGGCAACCGGCGCTACCGTGCCGATTACGGGCGGCTTGGACGCCGCCCGGGCGCTCGCCGTCGTCGGTCTCTCGGACCGCGAGCGCGTCGAGAGCGCGATGCGCGCGTCGCTAATCGCCGAGGAGACGGATCTCGAGGCGTTCGACGAGTACTTCCCGACGTTCTGGCACCGGCTGCGGACCGGGATCGACCGGATCTCCTCGCGGCCATCCGAGGAGCACGACGAAGACGAGGGGGAGTCGGTGACGATTCCGGCCGACGTCTCCGAAGAGATGGCCGGCGAGTCGGGCGACTCCCACGAGGAGGAATCCGACGCCGAGGTTCCGGACGGTGAGACGGGAGACTCCGAACGAGCAGCGGTCCGGATCCGGACGGGGCGGCGCCACGCGACCGGCGAGCGCCCCTCCGAAGGCGGTGACGAGGACGCCCGCCGGTTCAGTACCTCGGGCGACCGGAGCGAAATCGACGCTCCCAGCGTACTGCTCGGCGACCGCGAGCGCGCGGCGATCGACCGCTTCGTCGACGCGCTCTCGACGATGCCTGGGCGCCGGGAGCAGCCAAGCAGGGGACAGAGAGGCCAGGTCGACGCCCGCCGGGCGCTCCGGGCCGCCCTGGAGACCGGCGGCGCGCCCGTCGTCTTGCCCCGACGCGAGCGCGCAGACAGCGAGCGCCGGGTCTGTCTGCTGCTCGACGTGAGCGGCTCTGTCCTCGATACGATCGACCGGGCGACGCTGCTCGCGTTCGCCGAGCGCGTCCACGAGCGCAGTCGACGCGGCCGAGTCTTTCTTTTCGACGACGAGTTCGCCGACGTCACCGCGCAGTTCGATCGTACCGACGGCGATCCGGCCGCGACGCTGCGGGAGGCGTCGGTCCGCTGGGGCGGCGGGACGCGAATCGGCGCGGCGATGGAAGCGATCCGAACTCGCAATCCGGACGCGGTCGACCGCGACACCGTCCTGGTCGTCGTCAGCGACGGGTTAGATGTCGGCGACGACGCGGCCCTCGAGTCGGGGATCACCTGGCTTGCGACGCGGGCCGGAGCGATCGTCTGGCTCAACCCACTCGCAGTCGCGGCAAGCTACGAACCGGCGACGAAGGGAATGCGAACGTGTCTCCCCTACATCGACGCCCTCTTCGGGTTTGCCACACCCGCAGACCTCGCGGAGGCCGCCCGGCAGCTAGAACAGCGCGGACTCTCGGGTGCGGTGGGATACGAACACGATCCGCGACGGTTCGAGGTGACCGGTTCGGATTCAGTTTCCAGCGGTGGGCCGGCCTACGCATCCGACGGTGGGAGATCGTGA
- a CDS encoding MoxR family ATPase translates to MSESPSPFASVTESELRERFEAAEYVANDRIVTTAYLALQLGRPLLVEGPPGSGKTELGKVLAEGFDTELIRLQCYEGLTAENALYEWNYTKQLLAVQSNEGAVATEAGGSGGAVERDQNAVEGGENAAEAVAPRSVFDDEFLLERPLLRALSTEGDRPPVLLVDEIDRADAEFEAFLLELLSDFQVSIPELGTVAAEHPPIVVLTSNRTRGLSDALKRRCLYLHVEPPSFDTEYEIVRRKVPELDAAVAAEVCAVVENLREEAFLKQPGVAETLDWARAVAALRNGDGEGSLSPQEIESTLGCLLKEAEDVGRVDADLLGRLHEAAEAAAAPPE, encoded by the coding sequence ATGAGCGAGTCACCGTCGCCGTTCGCGTCCGTGACCGAGTCGGAGCTTCGCGAGCGGTTCGAGGCGGCCGAGTACGTCGCCAACGACCGCATCGTGACGACTGCCTACCTCGCCTTACAGCTGGGGCGACCGCTGCTCGTCGAGGGACCGCCGGGAAGCGGGAAGACCGAGCTGGGGAAGGTGCTGGCCGAGGGGTTTGACACCGAGTTGATCCGGCTGCAGTGTTACGAGGGGCTGACAGCCGAAAACGCCCTCTACGAGTGGAACTACACCAAACAGCTGCTGGCGGTTCAATCCAACGAGGGAGCCGTCGCGACAGAGGCAGGTGGAAGCGGGGGCGCAGTCGAGAGGGACCAAAACGCAGTCGAAGGTGGCGAAAACGCAGCCGAGGCCGTCGCGCCGCGGTCGGTCTTCGACGACGAGTTCTTGCTCGAACGACCCCTCCTGCGGGCGCTGTCAACCGAGGGCGACCGGCCGCCGGTGTTGCTCGTCGACGAGATCGACCGCGCGGACGCCGAGTTCGAGGCGTTCCTCCTCGAACTGCTCTCTGACTTTCAGGTGTCGATCCCCGAACTCGGGACCGTCGCGGCCGAGCACCCGCCGATCGTCGTCCTCACCTCGAACCGGACGCGGGGACTGAGCGACGCGCTGAAGCGACGCTGTCTGTATCTCCACGTCGAGCCACCGTCGTTCGACACGGAGTACGAAATCGTCCGCCGGAAGGTGCCCGAACTCGACGCGGCGGTCGCCGCCGAGGTCTGTGCCGTCGTCGAGAACCTCCGCGAAGAGGCGTTTCTCAAACAGCCCGGCGTCGCCGAGACCTTAGACTGGGCGCGGGCGGTAGCCGCGCTGCGAAACGGGGACGGCGAGGGATCGCTCTCGCCACAGGAGATCGAGTCGACGCTCGGTTGCCTGCTGAAAGAGGCCGAGGACGTCGGCCGAGTCGACGCCGACCTCCTCGGTCGGCTGCACGAGGCCGCCGAGGCGGCGGCAGCTCCCCCGGAGTAA
- a CDS encoding XdhC family protein, with amino-acid sequence MDGRTYYHGTRLNVAMNGEENTDGGSNRAEPGRAGGDAPTDAEDPGALAERLRRAREPFATATVVRREPPVSTTVGDSAVATRDGELHGWIGGLSCAQSAVTEEALAAIADGESRLVGIAPEPDAIDRPGLSAHPMKCHSEGTLEVFVEPVRPTARIVVVGATPVANSLRRLATELPFEIVTVDPSAESGRAAESPAGSDDVEGRPTDTTDELTDADPVQEAADGTVLATSDPDAIEALIDDRTLVVAASMGECDPEGVAAGVSARAPYVGLVASEKRAARVTERAAALLDADQGDVRERVTSPAGLDIDAGSPAEIAVSVLAELVAVANGDAFRSGEDESAAEESGGFCESEDAGADRADGSESDNSKSESPESGSNATPSETV; translated from the coding sequence ATGGACGGACGCACCTACTACCACGGAACGAGACTGAACGTAGCGATGAACGGCGAGGAGAATACCGACGGCGGTTCGAACCGGGCGGAGCCAGGGCGCGCGGGCGGAGACGCCCCGACGGACGCGGAGGACCCGGGGGCGCTCGCAGAGCGCCTGCGCCGGGCGCGCGAGCCGTTCGCGACCGCCACGGTCGTGCGTCGGGAGCCACCGGTCTCGACGACCGTCGGCGACAGCGCAGTCGCCACCCGCGACGGCGAACTCCACGGCTGGATCGGCGGGCTATCTTGCGCACAGTCGGCGGTGACCGAAGAGGCGCTGGCCGCGATAGCGGACGGTGAGTCTCGACTCGTCGGGATCGCGCCTGAGCCAGACGCCATCGACCGGCCGGGCCTCTCCGCCCACCCGATGAAGTGTCACAGCGAAGGGACCCTGGAGGTGTTTGTCGAACCGGTTCGGCCGACGGCCCGGATCGTCGTGGTCGGCGCAACGCCGGTCGCGAATTCGCTGCGTCGACTCGCCACCGAACTGCCCTTCGAGATCGTGACGGTAGATCCATCCGCCGAGAGCGGGCGTGCCGCCGAATCGCCGGCGGGGTCGGACGACGTCGAGGGCAGGCCGACCGACACCACTGATGAGCTGACTGACGCCGATCCCGTCCAGGAGGCCGCCGATGGCACCGTTCTGGCGACGAGTGATCCCGACGCCATCGAGGCGCTGATCGACGACCGGACGCTCGTCGTCGCAGCCTCGATGGGGGAGTGCGACCCCGAGGGGGTAGCCGCAGGAGTGAGTGCGCGAGCCCCCTACGTCGGCCTCGTCGCCAGCGAGAAGCGCGCCGCGCGCGTCACGGAACGTGCGGCGGCGCTGCTCGACGCAGACCAGGGAGACGTCCGCGAGCGCGTGACGAGCCCTGCCGGACTCGACATCGACGCCGGCTCGCCCGCCGAGATCGCAGTCAGCGTGCTGGCCGAGCTCGTGGCGGTTGCAAACGGCGATGCGTTCCGGTCGGGCGAGGACGAGTCGGCGGCCGAGGAGAGCGGCGGGTTTTGCGAGAGCGAGGACGCTGGCGCTGATCGAGCCGATGGCTCGGAGTCGGATAACTCCAAGTCCGAGTCACCGGAATCGGGAAGTAACGCGACCCCATCGGAGACGGTATGA